Proteins from a genomic interval of Flammeovirgaceae bacterium SG7u.111:
- the clpB gene encoding ATP-dependent chaperone ClpB gives MNFDNYTIKSQEVLQKAASLATSNQQQIVDTGHVLKALIQEDENLISFIIKKLNVNQASLETQLDEIIESYAKSSGQQPYFSNDAHKALQAADKYKTSLKDDFIAVEHILLGIFSGNDKVASLLKSVGFSEKHLKKAVEELRGGNTVKDQNAESKYKSLERYSQNLNQLAKAGKLDPIIGRDDEIRRVLQILSRRTKNNPMLVGTPGVGKTAIAEGLAQRIVDGDVPENLKNIEIVSLDLGLLVAGAKYKGEFEERLKAVIKEVVDAAGQIVLFIDEIHTLIGAGAGGDGAMDAANLLKPALARGELRSIGATTLAEYQKYIEKDKALERRFQTVVIDEPSIPDAISILRGIKEKYEVHHGVRIKDDAIISAVELSSRYITERYLPDKAIDLMDEAASKMRIELDSMPEDIDELRRKIMQLEIEREAIRREKDTEKEKFLSREIADLSGRKDSLVAKWRGEKELIDNIRQAKEKIDQYKIEAEQAERAGDYGRVAEIRYGLIQEQEAHLEKLRAQLPENQGKESMLKEEVTAENIADVVSKWTGIPVNKMLQSDREKLLHLEEELGKRVAGQGEAIQAISDSVRRSRAGLQDPKRPIGSFIFLGTTGVGKTELAKALAEYLFNDENAMVRIDMSEYQERHAVSRLIGAPPGYVGYDEGGQLTESVRRKPYSVVLLDEIEKAHPDVFNILLQVLDDGRLTDNKGRTANFRNTIIIMTSNLGSHIISERLSHLQDENREGLLAETKQEVFALLKSTMRPEFVNRIDELIMFEPLTLKNMRKIVELQFKEIQQRLDESGIVLDASPEVFDYLAEQGFDPQFGARPLKRVMQNLLLNELSKEILSGKIVTDSVVGITLDEDRKIKFFQVDDVTFDDK, from the coding sequence ATGAATTTTGATAACTATACCATCAAGTCCCAAGAAGTGCTGCAAAAGGCGGCAAGCTTGGCGACTTCGAACCAGCAACAGATCGTAGATACTGGCCATGTGTTGAAAGCCCTCATTCAGGAGGATGAAAACCTTATTTCTTTCATCATAAAAAAGCTGAATGTAAACCAAGCTTCATTGGAAACCCAACTGGATGAGATCATAGAAAGCTATGCGAAATCTAGCGGGCAGCAGCCATATTTTTCCAACGATGCCCATAAAGCATTACAGGCTGCTGACAAATACAAAACTTCCCTAAAGGATGATTTTATAGCAGTAGAACATATTTTATTAGGAATTTTTTCTGGAAATGACAAAGTAGCGTCCCTGCTCAAAAGTGTTGGTTTTAGTGAAAAACACTTGAAAAAAGCAGTGGAAGAGCTTCGGGGTGGAAATACGGTAAAGGATCAAAATGCCGAGTCGAAATATAAGTCATTGGAAAGGTATTCCCAAAACTTGAACCAGCTGGCGAAAGCGGGAAAGCTAGACCCAATCATAGGTAGGGATGATGAAATCAGGCGCGTGCTCCAAATTCTTTCCCGTCGTACCAAAAATAACCCGATGCTGGTAGGTACGCCCGGTGTGGGTAAAACGGCTATTGCCGAAGGTTTGGCGCAGCGAATAGTGGACGGTGATGTTCCCGAAAACTTAAAAAATATTGAGATAGTTTCACTTGATCTCGGACTTTTGGTCGCAGGTGCAAAATACAAAGGTGAGTTTGAAGAAAGACTAAAGGCTGTAATAAAAGAGGTGGTGGATGCAGCTGGGCAAATCGTATTGTTCATTGACGAGATCCACACGCTCATAGGCGCAGGAGCTGGAGGAGATGGGGCGATGGATGCAGCCAACTTGCTCAAACCAGCTTTGGCAAGGGGCGAGTTGAGGTCTATTGGTGCAACTACGCTTGCCGAGTACCAGAAATATATTGAGAAAGACAAGGCGCTGGAGCGAAGGTTCCAAACGGTAGTAATAGATGAGCCGAGTATTCCCGATGCGATTTCGATTTTGCGAGGAATCAAGGAGAAATATGAGGTGCACCACGGTGTGAGAATAAAAGACGATGCAATTATTTCGGCGGTGGAGCTTTCGAGCAGGTACATTACCGAAAGATATTTGCCAGATAAGGCGATTGACCTCATGGACGAAGCGGCTTCCAAAATGCGGATTGAGCTAGATTCTATGCCAGAAGATATCGACGAGCTTCGCAGGAAAATTATGCAGTTGGAAATTGAGCGAGAAGCCATCCGAAGAGAAAAGGACACTGAAAAAGAGAAGTTTCTTAGTAGGGAAATAGCCGATTTGTCGGGAAGGAAGGACAGTTTGGTAGCGAAGTGGAGAGGGGAAAAAGAGCTGATTGATAACATTCGCCAAGCGAAGGAAAAAATTGACCAGTACAAGATAGAAGCCGAGCAAGCCGAGCGTGCAGGCGACTATGGGCGAGTGGCGGAAATTCGCTATGGGCTTATTCAAGAACAAGAAGCTCATTTGGAGAAATTGCGTGCCCAATTGCCCGAAAACCAAGGCAAGGAGTCGATGCTGAAAGAAGAGGTGACGGCGGAAAATATTGCCGATGTGGTGTCCAAATGGACGGGAATTCCTGTAAACAAAATGTTGCAGAGCGATAGGGAAAAGCTTCTTCATTTGGAAGAAGAACTTGGCAAAAGGGTAGCAGGGCAAGGAGAGGCAATCCAAGCTATTTCCGATTCGGTGAGGAGGAGCCGGGCTGGTTTGCAAGATCCGAAGCGCCCCATTGGTTCGTTCATTTTCTTAGGAACTACGGGTGTGGGTAAAACCGAGCTGGCAAAAGCTTTGGCAGAATATTTATTTAACGATGAAAATGCCATGGTGCGGATCGACATGTCGGAGTACCAAGAAAGGCATGCAGTGAGCAGGCTGATAGGAGCGCCTCCGGGCTACGTGGGCTACGATGAAGGCGGCCAACTGACTGAATCGGTGAGGAGAAAGCCTTATTCAGTAGTCTTGCTCGATGAGATTGAAAAAGCGCACCCTGATGTGTTCAACATCTTGCTGCAAGTATTGGATGACGGTCGCCTAACCGATAACAAGGGAAGGACTGCCAATTTCCGCAACACAATTATCATAATGACAAGTAACTTAGGCTCGCATATTATTTCCGAGCGTTTGTCGCACTTGCAAGATGAAAATAGGGAAGGGTTGCTGGCAGAAACGAAACAAGAGGTTTTCGCTTTGCTCAAATCGACCATGCGGCCTGAGTTTGTGAACAGGATAGATGAGCTGATCATGTTTGAGCCGCTCACCTTGAAAAACATGCGGAAGATTGTGGAGTTGCAGTTCAAAGAAATTCAGCAAAGGCTCGACGAGTCGGGAATTGTGCTGGACGCTTCTCCAGAAGTGTTCGACTACTTGGCTGAGCAAGGTTTCGACCCGCAGTTTGGGGCAAGGCCGCTCAAGCGTGTGATGCAGAACTTGCTCTTAAATGAGCTTTCAAAAGAAATCTTGAGTGGAAAAATCGTGACGGATTCTGTAGTAGGAATTACCCTCGACGAAGATCGAAAAATTAAGTTTTTCCAAGTAGATGATGTCACGTTCGACGATAAGTAA
- a CDS encoding murein L,D-transpeptidase catalytic domain family protein, with protein sequence MKHLVLFALIALISTNIGLANKNNDGDEKTTSVESYIHQTYQHIDFGNRPINYDLFNKAMKGYLELKADGKLSSEKEIISIVDFTLSSTIKRLWIIDLKSQKVIFNTLVSHGKNTGEKYAENFSNTPSSLQSSVGFYVTGGMYQGKHGLSMFLDGQEKGFNDKARERYIVMHGANYVSEDYVKKHGRLGRSWGCPAVPMGIHNDIIKTIANKTCLFLFYPEKKYLISSKLINTQPELEFALGNK encoded by the coding sequence ATGAAACATTTAGTACTTTTTGCTTTGATAGCATTAATTAGCACCAACATAGGATTAGCAAACAAAAACAACGACGGAGACGAAAAGACAACAAGCGTTGAAAGTTATATCCACCAAACCTACCAGCACATCGATTTCGGCAACCGCCCAATTAATTACGACCTCTTTAACAAGGCAATGAAAGGTTACTTGGAGCTAAAAGCCGATGGAAAACTGTCCTCCGAAAAAGAAATCATCTCTATTGTTGATTTTACCCTTAGCTCTACTATTAAAAGGCTATGGATCATCGACCTCAAATCTCAAAAAGTTATTTTTAACACATTGGTCTCTCACGGAAAAAATACTGGTGAGAAATATGCGGAAAACTTTTCCAACACTCCATCCTCTCTCCAAAGCAGCGTAGGGTTTTATGTAACAGGCGGGATGTACCAAGGCAAGCATGGATTATCTATGTTTTTAGATGGCCAAGAAAAAGGGTTCAACGACAAGGCACGTGAAAGATACATCGTGATGCACGGTGCCAACTATGTGAGTGAAGATTATGTTAAAAAACATGGAAGACTTGGAAGAAGCTGGGGGTGTCCTGCAGTGCCAATGGGCATTCACAATGACATTATCAAGACCATTGCCAACAAGACTTGCCTGTTCCTTTTTTACCCTGAGAAAAAATACTTGATCAGCTCAAAATTGATAAATACACAACCTGAACTAGAATTTGCTTTAGGAAATAAATAA
- a CDS encoding TRAP transporter substrate-binding protein, with protein sequence MEKNRRRDFIKKGAGAFAGGVAGASLLASCKEESPASLEGFNINKNQKFKWRAVTTWPPNFPVVGESIVSMADDLRVMSGGRLDIKVYGAGELVPALECFDAVTQGAVHMGHGASYNWTGKLPAAPFFTSIPFGMNAQQLNAWLRYGGGQELWEELYEPFDLLPFACGNTGVQMGGWFNKEINTTDDLQGLKMRMPGLGGHVITKAGGSAQNMPGGEIYTNLERGVIDATEWIGPYHDYLMGFHKVAKFYYYPGWHEPGSNLELIVKKEAFFELPADIQEMIRTVSFKYNQTMISEFEAKNNKYLGKILEESDTQLKMFPEEVLATLKVYADEVVDELIADNPFGQKVYANFSEFKRNIVNWGKLSERAIMPYL encoded by the coding sequence ATGGAAAAAAATAGAAGAAGAGATTTTATAAAAAAAGGAGCAGGGGCATTTGCGGGAGGAGTTGCAGGCGCAAGTCTTTTGGCTAGTTGTAAAGAAGAAAGCCCGGCTTCTTTAGAAGGGTTTAATATCAACAAAAACCAAAAGTTCAAATGGCGAGCGGTAACCACTTGGCCACCAAACTTTCCCGTAGTAGGCGAGTCCATCGTAAGTATGGCGGATGACCTGCGGGTAATGTCTGGCGGACGGCTTGATATAAAAGTATATGGGGCAGGGGAGTTGGTTCCGGCTTTAGAATGTTTCGATGCTGTTACCCAAGGAGCGGTGCACATGGGCCACGGGGCTTCTTATAACTGGACGGGAAAACTTCCCGCAGCGCCTTTTTTTACCAGTATTCCTTTTGGAATGAACGCCCAGCAGCTCAATGCATGGCTGCGCTACGGCGGAGGGCAAGAGCTCTGGGAAGAACTTTACGAGCCTTTTGATTTGCTACCTTTTGCTTGTGGAAATACGGGGGTGCAAATGGGCGGTTGGTTCAACAAAGAAATCAATACTACTGACGACCTTCAAGGTCTGAAAATGCGGATGCCGGGTTTGGGTGGGCACGTGATCACCAAAGCGGGAGGTTCTGCACAAAATATGCCCGGTGGGGAGATTTATACCAACTTGGAGCGTGGCGTAATTGATGCCACCGAATGGATTGGACCTTACCACGATTACCTGATGGGTTTCCACAAAGTGGCTAAGTTTTATTATTACCCAGGCTGGCACGAGCCAGGTTCTAACTTAGAGCTGATTGTGAAAAAAGAAGCGTTTTTTGAGCTTCCTGCGGATATCCAAGAGATGATTCGTACGGTTTCTTTCAAGTACAACCAAACGATGATCTCGGAGTTTGAGGCAAAGAATAACAAGTACTTGGGGAAAATATTGGAGGAAAGCGATACACAACTTAAAATGTTCCCCGAAGAAGTATTGGCTACCTTAAAAGTGTATGCCGACGAGGTGGTAGATGAGCTTATAGCAGATAACCCTTTTGGGCAAAAAGTGTATGCAAACTTTTCGGAGTTTAAGCGGAATATTGTAAACTGGGGCAAGCTTTCCGAAAGGGCAATTATGCCATATTTGTAA
- a CDS encoding FAD:protein FMN transferase — MRYLFLLPLFFVFGSCTQKLTNQSQSLIHTYQAPKMGTIFKLSFYAKVRKEQADELAAKAFELVDTLNQAFSDYHPESELSQLNLTAGSGKFVKVSDPLWEVLNLSVEASKQTNGDFDITMGAYVKLWRRARRQGKLPSKKLMEQTRTATGYQHILFDEENQAVMLGAKGMKLDLGGIAKGYTADKLLNFFKENGIKSAMIDAGGDLRIGAAPPKKKGWEVEMEHGDAEKQKVWIKNKAIATSGDLYNYIEIDGVKYSHIVDPTTGLGLTRRITVTVIAKNGTTSDYLASAISVMGIEKGKDFLGKTKGIDVMITKKKEEKIAVFSSKFFQKRQPWLLKLR; from the coding sequence ATGAGATATCTGTTTTTACTTCCCTTATTCTTTGTGTTTGGAAGCTGTACCCAAAAACTTACCAACCAGTCGCAATCCCTAATCCATACCTACCAAGCCCCTAAAATGGGGACGATTTTTAAACTGAGTTTCTATGCGAAAGTAAGAAAAGAACAAGCTGACGAGCTAGCTGCTAAGGCTTTTGAGTTGGTTGATACATTAAATCAGGCTTTTAGCGACTATCATCCAGAAAGTGAGCTTAGCCAACTTAACCTTACTGCTGGCAGTGGGAAGTTTGTAAAAGTAAGCGACCCGCTTTGGGAGGTGCTGAACCTTTCCGTGGAAGCATCAAAACAAACAAATGGGGATTTTGACATTACCATGGGTGCATACGTAAAGCTTTGGCGAAGGGCTAGAAGGCAAGGCAAGCTTCCTTCTAAAAAACTGATGGAGCAAACAAGGACAGCCACGGGGTATCAGCATATTTTATTTGATGAGGAAAACCAAGCAGTGATGCTAGGTGCAAAAGGTATGAAACTCGACCTTGGTGGAATTGCCAAAGGCTACACTGCCGATAAGCTGTTGAATTTTTTCAAGGAAAATGGGATCAAGTCTGCCATGATAGATGCGGGAGGTGATTTAAGAATTGGGGCTGCCCCCCCAAAGAAAAAAGGCTGGGAAGTAGAAATGGAACATGGGGATGCTGAAAAACAAAAGGTCTGGATAAAAAATAAAGCCATCGCTACCTCAGGCGATCTGTACAATTATATTGAGATAGACGGTGTAAAATATTCCCATATTGTAGACCCAACAACAGGTCTGGGGCTCACCCGCAGGATAACAGTGACCGTGATTGCAAAAAATGGAACTACTTCCGACTACCTTGCCTCTGCCATAAGCGTGATGGGTATTGAAAAAGGGAAAGATTTTTTAGGCAAAACCAAAGGGATAGATGTAATGATTACCAAAAAAAAAGAAGAAAAAATTGCGGTTTTTTCTAGCAAATTCTTTCAAAAGCGACAACCATGGCTTTTAAAACTACGTTAA
- a CDS encoding ATP-dependent Clp protease proteolytic subunit, whose translation MEDIIKALEASNKFDSQFLDQRKVFLWGPVMDDSAEKIVNRLLYLDAKEPGKEITFLINSPGGVVTSGMVIHDAMKMISSPVSTVCMGMAASMGSILLSAGEKGRRFIWPSGRVMIHQPSVGGLQGRASDLEIQAREILKVKEMGAKLLADNCGQDYEKVMKDFDRDYWMNPEEAVDYGIVDGVVDSI comes from the coding sequence ATGGAGGATATAATCAAAGCCTTAGAAGCAAGTAATAAATTTGATAGCCAGTTTTTGGATCAGAGAAAAGTGTTTTTGTGGGGACCTGTGATGGACGATTCGGCTGAAAAAATAGTAAACAGATTGCTTTACCTCGATGCCAAAGAGCCAGGAAAAGAAATTACATTTTTGATAAATAGCCCAGGTGGGGTAGTTACTTCAGGCATGGTAATTCATGATGCTATGAAGATGATCTCTTCTCCCGTTTCTACAGTTTGTATGGGAATGGCGGCATCTATGGGTTCTATTTTGCTTTCTGCTGGGGAAAAAGGCAGAAGGTTTATCTGGCCTAGTGGCAGGGTAATGATTCACCAGCCAAGCGTTGGCGGTTTGCAAGGAAGAGCCTCTGACTTAGAAATTCAGGCGAGGGAAATATTGAAAGTGAAGGAAATGGGGGCAAAGCTATTGGCAGATAATTGCGGGCAAGATTACGAAAAAGTAATGAAAGATTTTGATCGCGACTACTGGATGAACCCAGAAGAAGCAGTGGATTATGGAATAGTTGACGGGGTTGTTGATTCTATCTAG
- a CDS encoding TIM barrel protein — protein MERRSFLQKSAFAGAATLMTGTTMATSNESPAKTGKHNFNLKYAPHFGMFKNSAGDDLIDQLKFMHDQGFTALEDNGMKKRTVEMQEKIAKQMADTDMEMGVFVAHTIEWKTPSLTTGDKDIREAFLKEIKESVEVAKRINAKWMTVVPGHLDLRKDIGYQTANVVDALKGASEILEPHGLTMVLEPLNFYNHPGLFLTKIPQAFAVCQAVGSSSCKILFDIYHQQIQEGNIIPNIDLGWEHVGYFQIGDNPGRKEPTTGEINYLNIFKHIHDKGFKGIMGMEHGNSQPGKDGEEALIEAYIKSDSFK, from the coding sequence ATGGAAAGAAGAAGTTTTTTACAAAAAAGTGCCTTTGCAGGTGCTGCAACCTTAATGACCGGAACAACGATGGCAACTAGTAATGAAAGTCCAGCCAAAACTGGCAAACACAATTTCAACTTGAAATATGCCCCTCATTTTGGCATGTTTAAAAATAGTGCAGGAGATGACCTGATCGACCAACTCAAATTTATGCACGACCAAGGTTTTACTGCTTTGGAAGACAACGGCATGAAAAAAAGGACGGTGGAGATGCAGGAGAAAATAGCTAAGCAAATGGCTGACACTGATATGGAAATGGGGGTTTTTGTGGCTCATACCATTGAATGGAAAACCCCATCGCTTACTACAGGGGACAAAGATATTAGAGAGGCTTTCTTAAAAGAAATAAAGGAATCGGTTGAAGTAGCCAAGCGAATAAATGCTAAATGGATGACCGTGGTACCTGGACATTTGGATCTTCGTAAGGATATTGGTTACCAAACTGCCAATGTAGTAGATGCGCTCAAAGGTGCTTCTGAAATATTGGAGCCACATGGTTTGACCATGGTGCTGGAGCCATTGAACTTTTACAATCATCCTGGGCTTTTCCTTACCAAAATCCCTCAAGCTTTTGCGGTGTGCCAAGCAGTAGGAAGCTCTTCCTGCAAAATCCTTTTTGACATTTACCACCAGCAAATCCAAGAAGGAAACATCATTCCTAATATTGACTTAGGTTGGGAGCATGTGGGCTACTTCCAAATAGGCGACAATCCAGGCAGGAAAGAACCAACTACGGGTGAAATCAATTACCTGAACATTTTCAAGCATATTCACGATAAAGGCTTCAAGGGGATTATGGGAATGGAGCACGGTAACTCCCAACCTGGAAAAGATGGGGAAGAGGCGTTGATCGAAGCGTATATCAAATCGGATAGTTTTAAGTAG